A single genomic interval of Chloracidobacterium validum harbors:
- a CDS encoding ABC transporter permease, with the protein MQTLTVIYRNLRQRWLSTCLTAISIALGVALVTAITSMRQQAQANFDNVAASYELVVGAKGSPLQLVLNTVFHLDVPVGNLPYDYYRKLKADDRVAYAIPLALGDNYRGFRLVGTEREYFELVKLKDGQPVSIAEGRAFTADYEAVIGSVVAREAKLALGQTFVARHGVEDTVAAEEHEDAPFTVVGVLRETGTPLDRVIFISLGSVDEIHRDSSPAQNNQNLLDQLNALPAESDTTASPPEAEDKHHHHHHHHKKPSTAPATTTAPTPSAPPMGDKPAPTASATTIDEVTSIIVKLRSPGYLFLMQREINKGKDAQAALPGVEVQKLFAIVGTVDRALLLMSVLVVVVASVSVLVAIYNSLAERRREVAVLRALGAHRRTIFGWLVWEAAITAALGGLAGVVGGHLLLAAAGSSLKFLSGLPLAPWTWTRLEVGPAWLTAYVPFEVAVVAGTLALGAVMGLLPAALAYRTNVARHLSD; encoded by the coding sequence ATGCAAACCCTGACGGTCATCTATCGCAACTTGCGGCAACGCTGGCTCTCGACCTGTTTGACAGCGATTTCCATTGCCTTGGGCGTTGCACTGGTCACGGCGATTACGTCCATGCGGCAACAGGCGCAGGCCAATTTCGACAACGTGGCGGCGTCATACGAGCTGGTCGTCGGCGCGAAAGGCTCGCCCTTGCAGCTTGTTTTGAACACGGTCTTTCACCTCGACGTGCCGGTGGGCAACCTGCCTTACGACTATTACCGCAAGCTCAAGGCAGATGACCGGGTGGCCTATGCCATCCCCTTGGCGCTGGGCGACAACTACCGGGGTTTTCGTTTGGTTGGCACGGAGCGGGAGTACTTCGAGCTTGTCAAGCTCAAGGACGGGCAGCCGGTTTCCATTGCCGAGGGGCGAGCGTTTACCGCGGATTATGAAGCCGTCATCGGGAGTGTCGTGGCGCGGGAAGCCAAGCTGGCCCTGGGGCAGACGTTTGTGGCGCGGCACGGCGTCGAAGACACCGTGGCCGCTGAAGAGCATGAGGACGCGCCCTTTACCGTCGTGGGCGTGTTGCGTGAAACCGGCACGCCGCTTGACCGGGTGATTTTCATTTCGTTGGGCAGCGTGGATGAAATCCATCGTGATAGCAGTCCGGCTCAGAACAACCAGAACTTACTCGACCAGCTCAACGCGCTCCCGGCGGAATCCGACACTACAGCGTCGCCACCTGAAGCTGAAGACAAACATCACCACCACCATCACCATCACAAGAAGCCGTCCACGGCTCCGGCAACAACCACTGCGCCCACGCCGAGCGCACCGCCAATGGGCGACAAACCGGCGCCAACCGCATCCGCGACGACCATTGATGAAGTCACGTCCATCATTGTGAAGCTTCGGTCGCCGGGCTACCTGTTTCTCATGCAACGGGAAATCAACAAGGGCAAGGACGCTCAGGCGGCGTTACCCGGCGTCGAAGTGCAGAAACTCTTTGCCATCGTCGGGACGGTTGACCGCGCACTGCTGTTGATGTCAGTGCTGGTCGTCGTTGTGGCATCGGTTTCGGTGCTGGTGGCAATTTACAACTCGCTGGCTGAACGCCGACGGGAGGTGGCGGTGCTGCGCGCGCTGGGCGCGCATCGGCGCACCATTTTTGGCTGGCTGGTCTGGGAAGCTGCCATAACGGCGGCGCTTGGTGGATTGGCGGGCGTCGTTGGCGGACACTTGCTGCTGGCGGCCGCTGGAAGCAGCTTGAAGTTCCTCAGTGGGCTACCGCTTGCGCCTTGGACCTGGACACGCCTTGAAGTTGGGCCGGCCTGGCTGACAGCTTACGTGCCATTTGAAGTTGCCGTCGTGGCCGGGACGCTGGCCCTTGGAGCGGTGATGGGGCTTTTGCCGGCCGCCTTGGCCTACCGCACGAATGTTGCCCGCCATCTCAGTGATTGA
- a CDS encoding hemolysin family protein produces the protein MEYELAFALLTIGGLFFLAIVESAHGSISEVTLRSLAAELPDESPQRRFLRHLLSHRLDFWLSLSLGLQSGTLVVTTLAVMLAHRFASPWALLAAVGIALFLVIPARQILPRIIVQNQPEAYLLRFLPWFRLYFNAVQPIVRPMRQLIMSFRAESERSITPDSTPPSEGEGIQALIDVGEEAGIIEEEEGELIQSVIEFSDTAVRDIMTQRPDIISVRASSSVREASETMTRERHSRLPVFEQDSDDIVGIVFIRDVLDCLLNGREHVPVREIVRPAYFVPESKSIGDLLEDMRKSAMQIALVIDEYGDVAGLVTIEDILEEIVGEIEDEDQSSEVEEVLLETDGAWLVRGSTEIRKVELVTERELSGDDFQTVNGFIVSELERVPSTGEHFIVRGLEVEVLESDGRAIRRVRLRKPVTDSQASEET, from the coding sequence ATGGAATATGAGCTAGCCTTCGCGCTGCTAACGATTGGCGGCCTGTTCTTTCTAGCTATCGTGGAAAGTGCTCATGGCTCGATTTCCGAAGTCACGCTGCGGTCGCTGGCGGCTGAACTACCTGATGAGTCCCCGCAGCGCCGGTTTCTCCGCCATCTGTTGAGTCACCGATTAGACTTCTGGTTGAGCCTGTCGCTTGGCTTACAGTCGGGCACGCTGGTTGTGACAACCCTGGCGGTCATGCTGGCGCACCGCTTTGCATCGCCTTGGGCACTGCTGGCCGCCGTTGGCATCGCACTTTTTCTGGTTATTCCGGCCCGCCAAATTCTGCCGCGCATCATTGTCCAGAATCAGCCCGAGGCCTATCTGCTTCGCTTCCTGCCCTGGTTTCGGCTGTATTTCAATGCCGTCCAGCCCATCGTGCGGCCCATGCGCCAACTCATCATGAGCTTTCGGGCCGAGTCAGAACGCAGCATCACCCCCGATTCAACCCCGCCATCGGAAGGCGAGGGCATCCAGGCCCTGATTGACGTTGGCGAGGAAGCCGGCATCATCGAAGAAGAAGAAGGCGAACTCATCCAGTCAGTCATTGAGTTTAGTGACACGGCCGTTCGTGACATCATGACGCAACGGCCGGACATCATTTCGGTGCGCGCCTCCTCCAGTGTGCGTGAAGCCAGCGAAACCATGACGCGCGAACGTCACTCGCGGCTGCCAGTTTTTGAGCAGGACTCGGATGACATTGTAGGGATTGTCTTTATTCGTGATGTGCTGGACTGTCTTCTCAATGGGCGCGAACACGTACCCGTTCGTGAGATCGTGCGCCCGGCTTATTTTGTTCCTGAAAGCAAAAGTATCGGTGATTTGTTGGAAGATATGCGCAAATCGGCCATGCAAATCGCTCTGGTGATTGATGAATATGGTGATGTTGCCGGACTCGTGACCATCGAGGACATCCTCGAAGAAATCGTCGGTGAGATTGAAGACGAGGACCAGTCTTCAGAGGTCGAGGAAGTGTTGCTCGAAACGGACGGCGCATGGCTGGTGCGTGGGAGCACCGAGATTCGCAAGGTTGAACTCGTGACCGAACGGGAGCTATCCGGCGATGACTTTCAGACCGTCAACGGGTTCATTGTTTCCGAACTGGAGCGTGTCCCTTCCACCGGGGAGCACTTTATTGTGCGCGGACTTGAAGTTGAGGTTCTGGAGAGTGATGGGCGTGCGATTCGTCGCGTCCGGCTTCGCAAACCCGTGACGGACTCACAGGCTTCCGAAGAAACTTAG
- the typA gene encoding translational GTPase TypA, whose translation MPVESRTDIRNLAIIAHVDHGKTTLVDALLRQSGTFRTNEKVADRVMDNLDLERERGITIMAKNTAVRYGDVKINIVDTPGHADFGGEVQRILKMVDGVVLLVDASEGPLPQTRYVLSKALELNLKAIVVINKIDRPDARIQEVVNEVYDLFIDLDANEEQIEFPIVYTIGRDGIAKRRPEDEASDLRVLFEQIIETIPAPIDRRHETLQVLVTNIGYDEYVGRLGIGRVVAGELTIGQPVSLCKRDGSVEKHRITQLYTFEGLKRVPCERAASGDIITVAGIPDINIGETISDAEQPKALPLIQIDEPTISMVFGVNTSPFAGREGKYVTSRQIRERLDKELLGNVSIRVEDTDSPEAFKVTGRGELQLSILIEQMRREGYEVQVSKPEVVTRQEDGILKEPIELAVVDCPDTFVGVITEAMGRRRGVMTKMINHGTGRVRMEFEIPSRGLIGFRSEFLTDTKGTGLLNTMFLRWDKWLGPIASRLNGVLVSDRAGEATAYALYNLQERGEMFVKPGTAVYEGMIVGENSRENDLDVNVVREKKLTNMRASTADEGIRLVPARELSLEQALEFIADDELVEVTPTAIRLRKRVLAANLRPKRKE comes from the coding sequence CTGCCCGTGGAAAGTCGTACGGATATTCGCAACCTTGCCATCATTGCCCACGTTGACCATGGCAAAACCACGCTTGTGGACGCCCTCCTGCGCCAGTCTGGAACCTTCCGCACCAATGAAAAGGTTGCAGATCGTGTCATGGACAACCTCGACCTCGAACGCGAGCGGGGCATCACGATCATGGCCAAAAACACGGCGGTGCGTTATGGTGATGTCAAAATCAACATCGTGGACACACCGGGCCACGCTGACTTCGGCGGCGAGGTGCAGCGCATTCTGAAAATGGTGGACGGTGTCGTTTTGCTGGTGGATGCTTCCGAAGGGCCGCTCCCGCAGACGCGCTATGTGCTGTCCAAAGCCCTTGAACTCAATCTCAAAGCCATTGTCGTCATCAACAAGATTGATCGTCCCGATGCGCGCATTCAGGAGGTTGTCAACGAGGTCTATGACCTGTTCATTGACCTGGACGCCAACGAAGAACAAATCGAGTTTCCGATTGTCTATACGATTGGGCGGGACGGCATCGCCAAGCGCCGGCCTGAAGACGAAGCCTCTGATTTGCGCGTACTTTTTGAGCAAATCATTGAAACCATCCCGGCGCCAATTGACCGGCGACACGAGACACTCCAGGTTTTGGTCACGAACATTGGTTACGATGAATATGTTGGCCGCCTAGGGATTGGGCGCGTCGTGGCGGGCGAACTGACCATCGGACAGCCGGTGAGCCTGTGCAAGCGGGATGGCTCGGTTGAAAAACACCGCATCACCCAGCTTTACACTTTTGAAGGCCTCAAGCGTGTTCCCTGTGAACGTGCGGCTTCCGGCGACATCATCACCGTTGCCGGAATTCCCGACATCAACATTGGCGAAACCATTTCTGACGCCGAACAGCCCAAGGCGCTCCCGCTCATCCAGATTGACGAACCAACCATCTCGATGGTGTTTGGCGTCAACACCTCGCCCTTTGCTGGACGCGAGGGCAAGTACGTGACCTCGCGCCAAATTCGTGAGCGGCTGGACAAAGAGCTGCTGGGGAACGTCTCCATCCGGGTCGAGGACACCGACTCACCAGAAGCCTTCAAGGTGACTGGCCGGGGTGAACTCCAACTATCCATCCTTATCGAGCAAATGCGCCGTGAAGGGTATGAAGTACAGGTGTCGAAGCCAGAAGTGGTTACGCGCCAGGAAGACGGCATCCTCAAGGAACCAATCGAACTGGCGGTGGTGGACTGTCCAGACACGTTTGTTGGCGTCATTACCGAAGCCATGGGTCGGCGCCGCGGCGTCATGACGAAAATGATCAATCACGGCACGGGCCGCGTGCGCATGGAGTTTGAAATTCCATCCCGTGGCCTGATTGGCTTTCGGTCGGAGTTTCTCACCGACACCAAGGGCACCGGGCTGCTCAACACCATGTTTCTCCGGTGGGACAAGTGGCTCGGGCCGATTGCCTCACGACTCAACGGCGTGTTGGTCTCTGATCGCGCCGGCGAAGCAACGGCCTATGCTCTCTATAACCTGCAAGAGCGCGGCGAAATGTTTGTGAAGCCGGGGACGGCTGTGTACGAAGGGATGATTGTCGGCGAGAACTCCCGTGAAAATGACCTCGATGTGAACGTTGTGCGCGAGAAAAAGCTGACCAACATGCGCGCCTCAACCGCCGATGAAGGCATCCGGCTCGTTCCGGCGCGTGAGCTTTCGCTTGAACAGGCGCTGGAGTTCATCGCTGATGATGAGCTGGTTGAAGTCACGCCAACGGCAATTCGTCTGCGCAAACGAGTCCTGGCGGCCAACCTGCGCCCGAAGCGCAAAGAATAA
- a CDS encoding Uma2 family endonuclease has product MSAPVVLAPPRRLTLEEFLAYGEPDRRYELVRGIPVEMPAPSKRHQAIVTALLTRFNWVIAERDLPYTATVLGVQTETDTVRIPDIVVCHKAVGDPRTPEAADGVVRLALAAAVLVVEVTSTNWRDDYEAKRTEYGRRGIGEYVIVDTRQDRVVVCRRPVVGEGRYAEVLTYGSGEVMSLEALGGVAIAVDGVLGGETADEVARAEVERLAAERSARLDAEARAAAEHQAKLDAETRAAAERQAKLDAEARIQAAEARAETERQAKLDAEARAEAERQARAVERQARLDAEARAETERQARAQLEAELARLRAQRLGSSDLPPES; this is encoded by the coding sequence ATGTCCGCACCCGTTGTCCTGGCGCCACCCCGCCGCTTGACCCTTGAAGAGTTTCTTGCCTACGGTGAGCCTGACCGCCGCTATGAGCTTGTCCGAGGTATCCCGGTTGAGATGCCCGCCCCCTCCAAACGCCACCAGGCCATCGTCACGGCGCTGTTGACCCGCTTCAACTGGGTGATTGCCGAGCGCGACCTGCCCTACACCGCGACCGTGCTTGGGGTACAGACAGAAACCGATACGGTGCGCATTCCCGACATCGTGGTATGCCACAAAGCGGTGGGCGATCCGCGGACGCCGGAAGCGGCGGATGGGGTGGTGCGGCTGGCGTTGGCGGCGGCGGTGCTGGTGGTGGAGGTGACGAGTACGAACTGGCGGGATGATTACGAGGCGAAGCGGACGGAGTATGGGCGGCGTGGGATTGGGGAGTACGTGATCGTGGACACGCGGCAGGATCGGGTGGTGGTGTGTCGGCGGCCGGTTGTAGGGGAGGGGAGGTATGCGGAGGTACTGACCTACGGCAGTGGGGAGGTAATGAGTCTGGAGGCGCTTGGTGGCGTGGCGATTGCGGTGGATGGAGTGCTGGGTGGGGAGACGGCGGATGAGGTGGCCCGGGCGGAGGTGGAGCGGCTGGCAGCGGAGCGGTCGGCGCGGCTCGATGCCGAAGCCCGCGCCGCAGCCGAACACCAGGCCAAGCTTGATGCCGAAACCCGGGCCGCAGCCGAACGCCAAGCCAAGCTTGACGCCGAAGCCCGGATACAAGCCGCTGAAGCTCGGGCTGAGACTGAACGCCAAGCCAAGCTTGATGCCGAAGCCCGTGCCGAGGCCGAACGCCAAGCCAGAGCGGTTGAGCGTCAGGCGCGGCTCGATGCTGAAGCTCGGGCTGAGACTGAACGCCAAGCCCGCGCCCAGCTCGAAGCCGAACTCGCTCGCCTGCGCGCTCAACGTTTGGGTTCCTCAGACCTACCGCCTGAGTCCTGA
- a CDS encoding CobW family GTP-binding protein has protein sequence MSLAATTQQVPVTVLTGFLGAGKTTLLNRLLTEQHGKRIAVIENEFGEVGVDNELVIDAEEEIFEMNNGCICCTVRGDLIRILGNLMKRKDKFDYILVETTGMADPGPVAQTFFVDDEVRSKTRLDGIVTLVDAKHVWEHFDTNEVKEQIAFADVILLNKTDLVDAETLDRLEQRVRAMNATAKILRTRDSNAPVESLLDIGAFDLNRALAVDPQFLEPEYPFEYGGVYDLATGTYAFSLQPGPDPTLDVVLLPVPEGEEDALARLADQAIIAFSDEPDLITHGGILAPGTRLQRLCLEVEGPTTVIVPIEQAGRYALFTQHHPDEFAATFRRDGVDVAPVATREYKPDHEHDDEVSSVGITTPGDLDPKKLNAWLGELLQTKGPDIFRMKGILSIAGDPRRFVFQGVHMMFDGRPDRPWGTEPRRNALVFIGRHLDRKALETSFRDCLVG, from the coding sequence ATGTCCTTAGCGGCAACCACGCAGCAAGTGCCGGTCACGGTGTTGACCGGCTTTCTGGGCGCCGGCAAAACCACGCTTCTCAATCGCTTGCTCACCGAGCAGCATGGTAAACGCATTGCGGTCATCGAAAACGAGTTTGGCGAAGTCGGCGTGGACAATGAACTGGTGATTGACGCCGAAGAAGAAATTTTCGAGATGAACAACGGCTGCATCTGCTGCACGGTGCGCGGCGATCTGATCCGCATTCTGGGCAACTTGATGAAGCGCAAGGACAAGTTTGATTACATCCTGGTGGAAACAACGGGAATGGCCGACCCCGGCCCCGTCGCCCAGACGTTCTTTGTGGATGACGAAGTGCGGAGCAAGACCCGCCTCGATGGCATCGTGACCCTGGTGGACGCCAAGCACGTGTGGGAACACTTCGACACCAACGAAGTCAAGGAACAAATTGCCTTTGCCGATGTCATCCTGCTCAACAAAACGGATTTGGTGGATGCCGAAACACTTGACCGCCTCGAACAGCGTGTCCGTGCCATGAATGCCACCGCCAAGATTTTACGTACGCGAGATTCCAACGCGCCGGTTGAAAGCTTGCTCGACATTGGCGCGTTTGATCTCAATCGGGCGCTGGCCGTGGACCCGCAGTTTCTTGAGCCAGAGTATCCGTTTGAATACGGTGGGGTGTATGACCTGGCGACCGGGACCTATGCGTTCAGCTTGCAGCCCGGACCTGACCCAACCCTGGATGTCGTGCTTCTCCCCGTCCCCGAGGGTGAGGAAGATGCCTTAGCGCGGCTTGCTGACCAGGCCATCATCGCCTTTTCAGACGAGCCAGACCTCATAACCCACGGGGGCATCCTGGCACCGGGAACGCGATTGCAGCGGCTGTGCCTGGAAGTGGAAGGGCCAACCACGGTCATCGTTCCGATTGAGCAAGCCGGACGCTATGCCCTGTTTACCCAGCATCATCCAGATGAGTTTGCGGCCACGTTCCGGCGCGACGGCGTGGACGTTGCTCCCGTGGCGACCCGTGAGTACAAGCCCGACCATGAGCACGACGATGAAGTTTCTTCGGTGGGCATTACCACTCCCGGCGACCTCGATCCCAAAAAGCTCAATGCCTGGCTTGGCGAGCTGCTTCAGACGAAGGGGCCAGACATTTTCCGCATGAAAGGCATCCTGAGCATTGCTGGTGATCCGCGCCGGTTTGTTTTTCAGGGGGTGCACATGATGTTTGACGGCCGGCCAGATCGTCCCTGGGGGACAGAGCCACGCCGCAACGCCCTCGTCTTCATTGGGCGGCATCTTGATCGGAAAGCCCTCGAAACCAGCTTTCGGGACTGTTTGGTAGGATAA
- the ybeY gene encoding rRNA maturation RNase YbeY: MIFVINRQRRERLDRAAVAALASATLEAVLGARLASALDANVVFISDEPMRRLNQAYRGINAPTDVLSFVHLPLLSPYESTPAQREAWFFSQPPTTYGDDRPLLGEVVIATPTARRYAERHALTFAEEIQRLVIHGVVHLCGYDHETDAGQMTRLERQLRQRFLRTALVSADAR, encoded by the coding sequence GTGATTTTCGTCATCAATCGCCAACGCCGTGAGCGACTCGACCGCGCTGCCGTCGCGGCGCTGGCGTCGGCTACGCTGGAAGCCGTGTTGGGCGCGCGGCTGGCATCGGCCTTGGATGCCAACGTTGTCTTCATCAGCGATGAGCCAATGCGGCGGCTCAATCAGGCCTACCGAGGCATCAACGCCCCGACCGATGTTTTATCTTTTGTTCACTTACCGCTCCTCTCGCCTTACGAGTCCACACCTGCCCAGCGCGAAGCCTGGTTTTTCAGCCAGCCACCGACTACGTACGGCGACGACCGTCCCCTGCTGGGTGAGGTGGTGATTGCCACGCCAACGGCCCGCCGCTATGCCGAACGCCATGCCTTGACATTCGCCGAAGAAATCCAAAGACTCGTTATCCACGGCGTTGTCCATCTATGTGGGTATGATCACGAAACTGACGCAGGGCAAATGACGCGCCTGGAGCGTCAGCTTCGGCAGCGATTTCTGCGGACTGCCCTGGTGTCAGCCGATGCCAGGTAA
- the rsmD gene encoding 16S rRNA (guanine(966)-N(2))-methyltransferase RsmD, with product MRVIAGLHRGKRLRSNDGLHVRPTSDRLRETLFNILSPYISATTFLDLCAGSGAVGIEALSRGAQQVTFVENSRRALMALVDNLARCGIGEEAELVQRDAVSAVKQFIQAERRFDFIFCDPPYASPIYAPLLDLLGAHPLLNADGWLVVEHHAKRPLAETIGRLRRFRAVQQGESTLSFFGSL from the coding sequence ATGCGCGTGATCGCCGGCTTGCATCGGGGCAAGCGCCTGCGCAGCAACGATGGGTTGCACGTACGTCCGACTTCAGATCGCCTGCGCGAAACGCTTTTCAACATTCTGTCGCCGTACATCAGCGCCACAACGTTTCTCGATCTATGTGCCGGTTCGGGCGCGGTTGGCATTGAAGCCCTGAGCCGTGGCGCGCAGCAGGTGACATTTGTCGAGAATTCACGCCGTGCACTGATGGCGCTCGTGGACAACCTGGCCCGCTGTGGCATCGGCGAAGAAGCTGAACTGGTGCAGCGCGATGCCGTCAGCGCAGTCAAGCAGTTCATCCAAGCGGAGCGGCGGTTTGACTTCATTTTTTGCGACCCACCCTATGCCTCACCGATTTACGCGCCATTGCTCGACCTGTTGGGTGCGCATCCATTGCTCAACGCGGATGGGTGGCTCGTCGTCGAGCACCACGCCAAGCGCCCCCTGGCCGAAACGATTGGGCGGCTGCGCCGCTTTCGGGCCGTCCAGCAGGGTGAATCCACACTAAGTTTCTTCGGAAGCCTGTGA
- a CDS encoding ABC transporter ATP-binding protein → MLDIRNLRLAYSSPDGEPPTPVIDTPDWSVAAGAQVALVGASGSGKTTLLNLIAGIVLPDSGEVRLDNTDITRLNEAHRDRFRADNIGYIFQSVHLLPAFTALENVALGMKFAANRAGTAHALDLLEKVGLRERARYFPRQLSAGQQQRVGIARALANRPKLVLADEPTSALDSRNRDAVLDLMQRLCTDIGAALIVVTHDEAVARRFPTTLHLSDINRVN, encoded by the coding sequence ATGCTTGACATACGCAATCTCCGTTTAGCTTACTCAAGTCCAGATGGCGAGCCGCCGACACCGGTGATTGACACGCCGGACTGGAGCGTGGCTGCCGGCGCGCAAGTTGCGCTCGTTGGGGCGAGCGGTTCGGGCAAGACGACGCTGCTCAACCTCATTGCGGGCATTGTCCTGCCTGACAGCGGTGAAGTCCGACTCGACAATACAGACATCACACGCTTGAACGAAGCGCACCGCGACCGCTTTCGCGCTGACAACATTGGCTACATCTTCCAGAGCGTGCATTTGCTGCCGGCGTTTACGGCGCTTGAAAACGTCGCGTTAGGCATGAAGTTTGCTGCCAATCGGGCCGGGACCGCCCATGCGCTCGACCTGCTGGAAAAGGTCGGGTTGCGGGAGCGCGCCCGCTACTTTCCGCGCCAGCTTTCGGCCGGACAGCAGCAGCGGGTCGGCATTGCGCGCGCGTTGGCCAATCGTCCGAAGCTGGTGCTGGCCGACGAACCCACCAGCGCCCTTGACAGTCGCAACCGCGACGCCGTGCTCGACCTCATGCAGCGGCTTTGCACCGACATCGGCGCGGCGCTGATCGTCGTGACTCACGATGAGGCCGTCGCGCGCCGCTTCCCAACAACGCTGCACTTGTCTGACATCAACCGCGTCAACTAA
- a CDS encoding ABC transporter ATP-binding protein — MLVVNQLTYRYPGTTPGQPPLVVFERLCWSVDAGTSTAIVGASGVGKSTLLHVLGGLDAPTSGEVRVMGASLWAMSATARARFRNQTIGFVFQFHHLLPEFTALENVALPMRMAGVSAAESHRRAEALLERVGLGNRRHHLPTELSGGESQRVALARALANTPPLLLADEPTGNLDERTAAEVLKLLHELQQDHHMTLVIVTHDTNLAATCQQVWRLEHGQLTRTGP; from the coding sequence GTGCTTGTTGTCAACCAACTGACCTATCGGTATCCGGGGACGACGCCTGGGCAACCGCCGCTGGTGGTCTTTGAACGCTTGTGCTGGTCGGTGGACGCCGGCACGTCAACCGCCATCGTTGGCGCGTCGGGGGTTGGAAAATCCACGTTGCTGCACGTTCTGGGCGGACTCGACGCCCCAACGTCCGGCGAAGTGCGCGTCATGGGCGCGTCGCTGTGGGCAATGTCGGCAACGGCGCGCGCGCGGTTTCGCAACCAGACCATCGGCTTCGTGTTTCAGTTCCACCATTTGCTGCCAGAGTTCACGGCGCTCGAAAACGTTGCGCTGCCGATGCGGATGGCGGGGGTTTCAGCGGCCGAAAGTCATCGGCGCGCGGAGGCGTTGCTTGAGCGGGTTGGGCTGGGCAACCGCCGGCATCACCTGCCAACCGAGCTTTCCGGTGGCGAAAGTCAGCGGGTGGCGCTGGCGCGGGCACTGGCGAACACGCCCCCGCTGCTTCTGGCCGACGAGCCAACGGGCAATCTCGATGAGCGCACGGCGGCTGAAGTTCTCAAGTTGTTGCATGAGCTTCAGCAGGATCACCACATGACGCTGGTGATCGTCACCCATGACACCAACTTGGCGGCCACCTGCCAGCAGGTGTGGCGACTCGAACATGGTCAACTCACGCGCACCGGGCCTTGA
- a CDS encoding alpha/beta hydrolase family esterase: MRARLHLLALWLGLFGLVGVWVSVTQARRESLPTGRPHTLHHGGIKRTYHLHVPECAAAPPWPVVIALHGGGGASAEEMERRFGFARLGNREGFLTVYPAGVNGQWNDGRGKTFRRAQDNTDVDDVGFIRTLIEHLVKTGQADPDRVYVTGFSNGGMMTYRLGIELGDRLAAIAAGIANLPTNLRNRTPVRALPVLIMNGTDDPMVPWQGGDVRVLGRAYGTVLSTQETVDFWRAAARLPTQPTVERLPDRVPSDQCQVEVRRWTERAAAPEVVLYAILGGGHQIPGGATPKAPRLVGKQCMDIQATEVIWTFFAQHRRSR; the protein is encoded by the coding sequence ATGCGGGCACGGCTTCACCTTCTGGCACTGTGGCTCGGGTTATTCGGTTTGGTTGGTGTCTGGGTAAGCGTCACCCAGGCCCGGCGTGAGTCTCTTCCCACGGGCCGGCCGCATACGCTCCACCACGGCGGGATAAAGCGCACCTACCACCTGCATGTGCCGGAGTGTGCGGCTGCACCTCCATGGCCGGTGGTCATCGCACTCCACGGGGGTGGTGGTGCAAGCGCTGAAGAAATGGAGCGTCGTTTTGGCTTTGCCCGGCTTGGAAACCGTGAAGGGTTTCTGACGGTCTATCCGGCTGGTGTGAATGGCCAGTGGAACGATGGGCGCGGAAAAACCTTTCGGCGCGCACAGGACAATACGGATGTGGATGATGTCGGCTTCATTCGGACCCTGATAGAACACTTGGTAAAAACGGGCCAGGCCGACCCCGACCGGGTGTACGTGACCGGTTTTTCAAATGGCGGCATGATGACCTACCGTTTGGGGATTGAGCTTGGTGATCGCTTGGCAGCGATTGCGGCTGGGATTGCCAATTTGCCTACTAACCTACGCAACCGGACGCCAGTGCGGGCGCTGCCTGTTCTTATCATGAATGGCACTGATGACCCCATGGTTCCCTGGCAGGGCGGTGACGTACGGGTTCTCGGCCGCGCCTATGGCACCGTCCTTTCAACTCAGGAAACGGTTGATTTCTGGCGGGCGGCCGCGCGGCTTCCCACCCAGCCGACAGTTGAGCGATTGCCCGACCGTGTGCCAAGTGACCAGTGCCAAGTCGAGGTGCGTCGCTGGACGGAACGCGCGGCCGCGCCGGAGGTCGTGCTGTATGCCATCCTCGGCGGTGGACATCAAATTCCCGGTGGGGCAACACCCAAAGCGCCCCGTTTGGTCGGCAAGCAATGTATGGACATCCAGGCGACCGAGGTCATTTGGACCTTCTTTGCACAGCACCGCCGTAGCCGCTAA